The segment GATCCCTGACATGGGTGGACTTCGAAGCAAACTCGGACATAGATTTTTCGGCCCACATAGGCCCTCCACAAATTTTGATGACGGGGggactggtgtgtgtgtggagtgtttGAAGGCATGGATCCTCCAACAAAACTGCCGCCGGGGGTGGTGTTTGTATGTGAAGTGTGCATTGCGTTAAACGCATACATGTCCGACTCACTAATGCCTTAGCATTGCGTGCATTCGCGTAATTGTCATGTCATTAAAGATTTGTACCGCAAACAAAGCATAGAAGGCATTCCATTGTCATTGATGAGtacaaaaccaaaatgtttttattgtaaattccGCAGGGGCAATACTTGCTTCACTGACATACTGACATCAATATAGCATCAGATTACAGGTTTCGTTGCCTCTCTTCACAAGTATGGGAAACCCTGTCTATCTTGTGAGCAAACGTAGCCAAAGGTGCAAGAAGTGACATATGCTCTGACACATCTCATCCACCACTGGCACTTGGTAACAGCAGTCAGCTCTTGCTCAGTTTCCCCGAAGTGTTGCTTGGTAAGCAATTCTTGTTGCTGGTATGTAGTCATGAGGGGTTTTGGGGTCGAAACGTGGGCTGCAGTACGGCACAAAGCCCCAGATCTCTTACCAAACTGTTGGAAAATCGTTTTGTGAACAAAGAcatctatcgctctctctctgactcAGCATCTCTACAAAAACGTAaggtttttaaatgttgcagtcattttaatcagGGTTATTGTGGTATGAGCATTATTACATTATCCCACATACAACTCAAGAACATATGTCAACCTGAAACTCTGGTCTTTTATGTTGTTATGTATAAATGTTCTAGaaacatttataccaactaaagttttttttttaagttctatGCAACACTTTCGGTTAAGAACtctattcttttattttgttgtctttAAGGTCTCTTAAAAGGAATTGTTtacccacaaataaaaattctgtcatcattcactcaccctatGGTCATTTGTAATGCtttcttctgaaaaacacaaaagaagatattttgaagaatgcttgtaacaaacaACAATGAACTATGCAAGTCAAAGGGTATCGGCGCtaattaccaacattctttaaaaaaaaaaaatctgcagaagaaaaaatgcCATATAGGTTTGACATGataatttttaggtgaactattcatttaacaattaaaacCCATTTTTGCATTCTAGGTTCTTCAAATTAGAGTATCGGTTTAAAGGTTCTGTAAACCACCGGCTTCGGGTTTTCTAGAGCCGTTGACAGAGAGAGTCATGTCAAGTCCGtagactccaatggaacagttttttctatAGTTCCCAGAAGTTAGCTATGCATGGACCTACAGCAAAACAATTTCCAATTGTGATAAATCCAATTGAGATAAACTTTTAACACATTTGAAGAGATAagatgtttaataaatacaaatataattaaaggaaaaaacataacttcctggaattATCTGAAGGCTCCACGAATCACGTGATGCTCTACAATTTTTAACTACCATTGTCGCGTCTCTCTCTCCCGATGGGCCTGGGGTTTTCTATATAactagaaaatataaaaaaatgtttttacatttgcatgtttttataaatagtaAAGAAATGCCCtccttatttatttatgtaacagTGAACTGCTTGTACTTTACTGATTTATTTAATGAAGTATCATAAACATAATTTCCTATTCAGAACAATTTAAAACCAGATTAAAACTTGGTTAAGACaaactgaacaaacaaacatacctTCACATCATTCAggtttcatttgaaaatgttttactttcaaGTTTCACTTTCATGCACCATATATGAAGTTCTAAATTACATATTGAATATCAACTGACAGAAGCTCTTTGTATTCCACGgagcaaaataacaaaaatcaagaaagccaagaaaaaaaaatgatatactgtatattacacaTGTTagaaactgataaaaatgcattttctcaGTCGACGTCCTCTTCTGAGGAGGACGAGTAGCAGCTGAGgcaaagtatgtttttattgcaggGTACTTCAGCATTGGAAGGCTGTTGTTTTTCTGTAGCTGTTTTCCGTGCCAGTGGGAGGCTGTGAAGATTGGGCAGGCCGGAGAGCAGCACACGTGTCAGTCTACCAGTGTCTTGTTTCTGTCCTACAAGAGCCACCCGTGAACTAGCCACCGCCACCCCTAGCCGGGTCTGATCAAAGCACAGTGGGAGGTCCTGGTCTGGAAGATCTGAAGCTTGTGTGGTAATGGGAGTTGATAAGGAGGGTAGTACAGTAGCATGAGATGTTGGCTGTTCAGTGGCGTCTGGGTGGGTGTCTCCATTAAAATCTTCTGATCTGCTGAGGCTTCTTAGGCTATTGTGGCAAGCTCTTTTGCCTAAGAAAACAAGACCAAATAATTGCCATTTACATTATCATTGATGTAATTTTTAAAGCTATATTTTGGTTGAAGCTTTATTCTAAAAGATGATCAACAGCTATTGACATTTTTCCTACATCCACATGTAATCACAGTATTTTAAATAAGTCAACCACTTCCTTTCTTCTGGAAATATTGAAGTTGCTCACTCTTACAAGATACAATTACAAGATAGATTGTAAAATGCAGTTATTCTTATCacaattgtttatttgtaatgaaaccaataataatctttttttgACAAACACAGATGAATGTTCATTAAGATGGATATATTCCAAATCATCTAACAGGACACAATTTCAGGCCAAATGAAGTTTTCTAAAAGAAAAGTTTTCTAAAGATCTAAATATTATTCTGGTAGTGATCAGGTTAATGCATTGATCAGGTTAATGCTTTCACGTGATGCTTACATTACCAGAATATGACCAAAGTCCAATTGGAATTTTCGTGTTCTACCAAACGTCTCTTAGATCTTGACTTATTTCAAAACCTTTCTTAAGCCTTACCACCacataaagagaaaaataagtaaaataatagCCTTTGTATTACTGTGCCATAGAAtaacacaaatatgtttttcaaacaAGCAAAGgcattttgtattttacatttacatttaggcatttggcagatgcttttatccaaagcgacttacattgctttatcctatacattttacataggtatttgcaatcccctgggatcgaacccacaaccttgcgttgttaacgcaatgctcttaccaatgagctacaggaaagctatttttACAGGTGTTGCATTTGAAAACATGACAGGGTACCACTTTGTATCCGAACATACGCAGTCCgtatttgttgatgttttcatgCTTGCagtaaacaattacatttacacagCTGATCCAACAACTCTCTATTAGGCTTGTACTGTATGTTAGGTGTACAGACCTAGTACAGGCTAATACCATTACTCTTACTTAATAGTTTACTGGTAATATTACAACTTCAATATCAGAAAATGCCATTGCTGTCATGATTGAAAAGGTTGTGTTCACACATTTCCTCCTTACAGTAACTTAAAAAAGACTTCTTATATGTGGTGTGATAAGGGCTAATAGCTGCATTCTTAAACAAAGAGTGCGTTTCCACCATAGCTGTGAACTGTTCTCAGCACAGTCTGAAACGGTTTTGGTTACGTTTCCATGTGAGCCTGGTTCGTCATGGACCAATTACAAACTCTTCTCATCTCTGAATTTTCGGCACGGTTGTCTGAATCGTGCTAATAGAATGCTTGCAGAGATGTTATAGCTTTAAATTCTAAAGATTTTTGTTATCAGCCCTGCAttggaaaatgaaaccatttcATTACTGGCTGGCATGGATAGGCACGAAGTGGAACAATAAAGCTACGAGAACGATTCGACGTGATGGTGGAAAAGTGCTCAAAGATTACGTTAAGTAAACTTACTGGTGTTTAGACTGTTGTGTGGCTCCTGTCTCCTTTTGGTGTATAATCGAGGTTTCCAGGGTGTGGTTTTGCAGGTGGGGTCCAGGAAGCGCAGTTTGTTCAAATAGCGTTTGTATTCCTTCTGCAGACCCTCAATGTGTTGATGGAACTCATCTATTTTTCTCTCTGGGTAGTGAGACAACTGAGACTGCTGTGAAATAGAGATGCACAGTTCAATACAAATCTAGAACACAATAAATCAACCTGGCCTCATGGGAAATACGTACTTCTGTACACTTTTTGCAAAACCAAAAAATATGAACCATTAGGTACATATTGCTACAGTTTGAGACACAAAATTCCACTGGGGGAGCTAAAGAGAGGAACCGTATTGGTCATCTAgagcaggggttcccaaagtagGGGTAAGGACTCCCCAGGGAATCGCAAGGCCGCGAGGGTGGTGTCGCAagatgttatatattttttgttataaggAATAGCCAATTTAATTAATAAgagtaaaaacaatataaatattagttatacgttaaaaataaaaccatgcaaaaaaaacatcagcctTTGGAATTTCCTCCTCGACCATGACCCCTGAGGTGATTTCGTCACAATAGCAACCACATTAGGTTGGGTGCAGCAAGTCAAATTACATCAACACATTAAACATTCCCATATGTGCACGCCGATTATTTTTCAGGCATAAGTTatggacatttttatttgtcaaaatgaaaCGATGCTTAATACCGACCAAAGACAATGCATGGAGGCCAACGGAGGAGGGCAACAATGGCCTATGCACTGAAGTTGGTTTGCAACCTGCCATTAAATGTACAAAGAAAAGGTATGGCCAGAATGACTTATCGCAGGAAGAAAATACACTTTATCGCATAACTTGTTAAATTGAAGCGCAGTTATTTCGCAATCTTCTTTAAAtcaacatttagaaaatattgaTTGTTTTTAGCGCAAATCTGTAATGGAAACCCGGCTAGTGTGACCATTTGCCTTCGaaaaatttttataaatacatttttttcgcacttcaaaatatattttagagcACCTGAGCCCCCTCCTACCCTAAAACTACCCACTTCCCGACCACATAACAAAGTCAGACATGGTTTTTATTGCAAACACTGATTAAAATGAGTACAAAAGTATTACAAGCAGGTCGCTCTGCATTTCAAGTCTTCTAAAGCCGTACGATATCACTGTATGAGCACAATAGGTTTTAATAACTGACTATTGTGGACGAACACTCTCCAGGAATGCACGCATTGGCATTTGTGCATGATGTAATCGGAGCAGGTCAGCCAATAGGCCTTTTTTACATTACTGGGTTTTTGACTTCCACATCGTTCAACGCAGGGTTTCCAAGTCTAACAAGAGTGTATGGATTAAATGCCCTTATATAAATAATGCTAACGAGCTTAATACCTTATTACtaaattaaattgaagatcTTTTGATAATTTAAAAACACCCTGAAGCTAAGAGGGGGCTCTAGTACTGTTGTTTTTGTCTTAATTTAAGGTTTGTACTGTTTATGGGACAGCAACCTGAGGCAGGTACTTGCTGATTTTAACTACTGAACTGCATATAATAAGTCCAGTGATGAGTACAGCGGTACATATTTCCTATGAGACCATGTTGCAGCAAATTGTTGAACTATGTCAggatatttttttgcttttcaaCTTATGTGcaattaaatgtaatcaaatctgtttatttattttcatatacatttgaatacatgtaaggttaaaaaaattaaaaggatTTATTTCTGTGCAACAACCTATATGGTTCCATGTTAACTGCtggtaataaataatttaacctACAATGTGCAtcttccattccattccatctttctaccgcttatccgaactacctcgggtcacggggagcctgcgcctatctcaggagtcatcgggcatcaaggcaggatacaccctggattgagtgccaacccatcgcagggcacacacactcactcattcactcatgcactcacaccctacggaaaaatttttccagagatgccaatcaacctaccatgcatgtctttggaccaggggaggaaaccggagtacccggaggaaacccccgaggcacggggagaacatgcaaactccacacacacaagtcggaagcgggaatcgaacccccaaccctggaggtgctaaccactaagccaccgtgcccccccaaTGTGCATCttagtttatataaatattaatatttaaatgcattatatatCGAATCACAATATAGTCATAATTTTGCATAGCTCTCTATTATAGGGTTATAGTTGACAGTTTAACACCATCAAGATGTTAACTTTTTTGTCAGTTTGTCCCAAAGAACAAACAACTGAGGTGAAACCTTCGTTAGACATGCAACAGTGGAAACACTTTTATTATTTGGAAAAACTGGTGAAATCTGTGCCTTCTGCAGAGATGTGAAATGTTGACTATCATTCTGACTGTAAATTCAGCTTTCCGCATTGTGTGAGAAATGTAAGCCGTTGCAAGATCATTACCAAAACTATGAGTGTGTTAACACACTCTTTGTTCACTTTGCACtgcttattacaaaaacaacacagcatACACCTTGGTtcaaaattttgttatttagaTGACCCAATTTACAAAGTCTAAAAATGGTGCTACACAGTCTATAATGTATTGTGCAACATTCCCAtatgttttaagtaaaacacacatgcacaaaaatgaaattaaaatgtttaaagtaaAAGTTTGGGCAACATGCATGGTAAGTCCTTGACCTCACAGCTTTTAAATGCTTTAGCAGCCACCTAGGAAACTTTCAGTTATATGTCTTACCTGCACAGATCTTATAAAGTTTAtccacagttttttttttatcattttgggTCAGCATTGATTTTTGGATGTTGAGCTGTTTAGGAACCTTATGCTGTTGTaacatattttcatattcatcTTATTTAGAGACAGTGTGTTGTTTGCATTCATAGTATTGAACAGAATCTGTTTTTTCTGCACCCTTTTTTACcctgttttttaaatgcataaggCCTGTTTAAGAAAAGATGCTGAAATGTTTGAAGCGAATGAGCTACAGAAGGTGCAATCTGATTGGACAGACCAAAATAGATATGTGAATAGGTGGCCCCGTTTCCTTCTTCACTATGTTAGGTGTGTGCCTGATCAGTAACGTCACCTGCAGATAGTATTCTATCTCCTTCGTAATTCTCGGAATCCATTTCTTCACGGCTTCCACTGAATTTAACGTCGCCTGCACACGAAAGCATGGATTAGCAAGGTGATTGGTAGTAATTGCATCGTTAAAAGAACAAGAGCTATGTGTTGCGTTTCTCCTTACAAGTTTTGGCCTTGGCACTTGGACATCTTTAATACGACCTTCTAGAAAAAGATACATGCAGTacgaagaaaataaatgattgaacATGCGCAGGCCAACACATGGGAGCAAACAGCATTGCTAATAAGGCGTTTAAACAGCACTTTATGAGAAGCCGagttaaaacattaacattcgAGTTAATTAACTTGGTTGAAATAATCTGAGACCCTTTTCCTaccttctttctctttctgtagCCACAAGCGATTCAATTTTCCAAGCTGCTTCTCTTCGTTTCTCGCCATTCCAAACGGATTTCCGGCAACAGGGAGTCATATGAAGTTCGATCGAGGGTCACATGACACGGTATTTTGACATTCGTCATTTTATCTCAAATAAGCGCTGAAAGAATTGATATGTAATTTATATGTTTACtcttttagttatttaaaatttgtatttgtttattaaacattttaaacgtaTTAATGCTCGTAAACGACAGTCTCACCTGTTTTAAAACGTATCATTTCGATGTTGCCATATGCTGTGTTTGAGTGACATCTATTGACAAAactgtaaattgcttttaatAGAATACATGTAAAAGTGACACTTCAAccaaatattctgtcattatttactcaccttcgagttgtccCAAATATATATAagtgtatttgttctgatgaacacagagaaagatatttagaataatgcttataaccaaacagatctccacacccattgactaccatagtaggaaaaaaacaatcgttgtcaaaagtgccccagaactgtttgctgtacaacattattcaaaatgtcttcttttgtgttcaacagaactaaaacaatcataaagtatttttcctacaatgggaaactttctctgtgtatatcagaacaaagaaatgtattttgaacaactggaaggtcagtaaatgatgacagaattttcatttttgggtgaagtatcactttaagtgaACATAACTACATACAATACAGACTTTAATGACAATATAATTACATTTCAAGTGTCATTTGACATGTCAGGGACACACTGTATGCAGGGAGGACTACGCTttgatcaatttaaaaaaaatatgtgtgcaAGTAGACTTTTTGAATGTCAGGCATTCCAATACATTACAAATCTGCATTTATCTGAAGATGTAGATTCTTTTTTCATCAGGGTGATAAACATTCACACCTTACACCATTGAGCTAACCTAATGTGTTTTGCCTTTTTCCTGTTTTGTCTGCATATAACATTTCTCTCTTGTCTGATATCAGTCTCAAAATGAGACCTAAAACCgtttcaacaaataaaatttACTAAATCCTAATAAAATAAGCTCTCCTTGTTACttgtaaacatttacacagtaacttttatttaaagtccctcgagtgcagctgtgacacgaCAGAGGGGACCTGCTGGGCCTCCCAGCTGAGACAGGTTTCTCCAGAggtttttctccatttttttcATTGGAGTTTGTGTTCCTCGGCACAGGACcatgttggcttgctcacctgGAGACTGCTATATCAGATTAGTTTAAAAGTTTGGTAAATTCCATTAAGATTGCTTTATTTGAATGATCTTACTTGTTCTacaaacaccatgcactgtactgtgttttaccttttctgtgttttctttttcttattttctcctgtaaagctgctttggaacaatgcacattgtggaaagcactaaataaataaaattgaattgaattagcTATTTTACAAGGAACATTTTCTTCTTCAGCAGAGTACAAATGTTCTGATGGGCCTGTGTATCATCAGACTCTGCCACCTGAAGGGGCgttttattcacattattaGTTGCCTGTAAGTTTGCTCGCTCTCCATGTGTCCAGTTCACCAGTCTATGCACGGTTCCCACATGTCCGACGCGGCAAGCACAGTGCAGCGGCATGTCTTTATTGTTATCCAGGGTGTTGATCTTCGCACCATTCTCCAGGAGTAGCTCCACCAGCAGGTCATGTCCATGTTCTGCAGCTAAATGAAGAGGAGTCCTCCTCCACACGTTCTTATCATCCACATTCTTTCTCTTACTAGTTGCAAGAAGAACTGCTGCTGTTTTATGCTTCCCTGTTCCAGCAGCATAATGCAAAGGTGTACAGCCATCCATGTCCTTAGCTCCAACTTTAGCTTTACCAGACAGCAGTACAGAAACCGCCTTAGTGTGGCCCTCCATTGCAGCCAGGTGTAGTGGcgtctttttctctttctcaggGGCGTTGGAATCACCTCCTGCATTGAGTAGCAGCTGTATGATGCCAGCCTCGCCCTGTGTTGCCGCCCAGTGCAGGGCTGTTCTTCCCTGTTTGTCTTTGATGTGAATGTCCGCCTTGCGCTCCAGAAGCTGGGCGACAGCTTCCCTGTAACAATTCTTGCTTGCAAGATGCAGTGCAGTGAGTCCTTCCTGGGTGATAGAGTTAATTTCAGCCCCCATACGCAACAAAAGCGGCATAAAAGCTGGCTGGTTATGTATTGCACTTAAATGTAGAGGTGTCTGATCTTTAGGGCCATTGATGTTGGGGTCTATGCCCTTATCCAACAGTATCTGGAGTGGAACAGATCAATTTAGATTTAGTTTGGtcaaatataacttaaaatttaaattcaaaattgAGCCACAGGAAACGGTCATTCTTACAGTCTTATTTTGCCTATTTCTTGGGTATTGACCTGTTTTAACATCCCCTTTGTTGATAATTTCATCCTTTTATTTATCTTTGCTCAtccaaataagatatttaaatgtgtcaaaTCAATTAATCATGATAAAGAAATCGAAAATacgtatatatttaagaattatgtgtatgtatatttatatttaaacatcatataaattataattcaatttaaaattaaatgtgttatatacatgtataacacatatattatataaacacaaaagtttattttggaaccaataaataataattgatgTTATAGCcccattttaaatgtttttttctgtatgcTGTAAAGAAAATTCTTGCtttatatacacacattcataaatatgaaaatcAGTCCCTGCCTCCACTGAATAACGCCAGCTCGAACTACCCAATCCACTCGGTCAACTGTGTGAAgtgataaacaaaacatttgtttgttagaGATTACAAGTTCTTTACCTGTGCCACTTGCATACTGCCACTCTGGATGGCCAGGTGAAGACCGGAGATCTGGTTTGGAAGTCTCTCATCCAGTCTGGCCTTTCTTGTAACCAGAACTTTGAACGCCTCTGTGTTTCCCAGCTCTGCGGCCAGCAGCATAGGTGTGTATCCAAGCTCATTACAACAATTAACATCCGCACCGTGGTCAAGGAGTGCAGCCACAACCTCATCCAAGTTCATCTCCACCGCTTTGAAAAGAGCAGAGTTTATTTCATGTGGGGACATAGACTCCTGCCCATActggaaaaacaaagacaacaaaggctttttgttcaatttaaacGCAGCATCCACAATCACAGATTCCACCTGAGCTCCAGCCTTCAACAGAACAGCAGCGGTTTTTTCATTTCCATGGTGTACAGCGTGATAGAGAGCAGTTTTTCTGTGTCCATCTCTGGTATCTACTAAAGCACCATTTCTCAGAAGAACTTCTGCCAAGGTTGCATCATCCTGGATGGCAGCCATATGTAAAACTGTCGTCTGATTCTTAAAATGTTTCTGCTCCTCTAGCACCAGGGCTTTGACAATACTCTCATGTCCATTTTGGGCAGCCAGATGCAAGGGAGTCTTTGATGCTTGGTCTTTAGCATGAATATCAGCCCCAGCTTTTGCAAGGGCGAGAGCAACAGCAGTGTGGCCCCTCTCTGAGGCTCTGTGCAAGGCAGTACCGCCCTCCCTGTCTTTAAAATTCATTTCAGCCCCCTGTCTTAACAAAAAGTATATGATAGCCTCCTTACCATGTTCAGCAGCGAGGTGCAGAAGGGTATCAGGGTACCGGTGAGCACTGTTGATATCCATACCTTTGATAAGATCCTGCAGTAGATATAGATCACCGTTGGAAACAGCTTTGAGGATGGCATTCTGATCCCTTTCAGGTTTAgggatttcttttgttttttcaaaagaaGAAGCCTCGTCTCTTACAGTCTTCGGTTGACTTCTCTCGGGTTGA is part of the Triplophysa dalaica isolate WHDGS20190420 chromosome 13, ASM1584641v1, whole genome shotgun sequence genome and harbors:
- the caiap gene encoding CARD- and ANK-domain containing inflammasome adapter protein isoform X2 codes for the protein MGSTSFTNPYAIEVIRTKENELVRGISNTEDLLDLLIANGVLQPDSRALMSSITAQEEKNTRMLNILISRGERACRIFFYPCLKRVEPVLYQQMRTYVGGVNEGIKDARRQLIGYLIEKDKQSHVKHSKSNREPQPERSQPKTVRDEASSFEKTKEIPKPERDQNAILKAVSNGDLYLLQDLIKGMDINSAHRYPDTLLHLAAEHGKEAIIYFLLRQGAEMNFKDREGGTALHRASERGHTAVALALAKAGADIHAKDQASKTPLHLAAQNGHESIVKALVLEEQKHFKNQTTVLHMAAIQDDATLAEVLLRNGALVDTRDGHRKTALYHAVHHGNEKTAAVLLKAGAQVESVIVDAAFKLNKKPLLSLFFQYGQESMSPHEINSALFKAVEMNLDEVVAALLDHGADVNCCNELGYTPMLLAAELGNTEAFKVLVTRKARLDERLPNQISGLHLAIQSGSMQVAQEGLTALHLASKNCYREAVAQLLERKADIHIKDKQGRTALHWAATQGEAGIIQLLLNAGGDSNAPEKEKKTPLHLAAMEGHTKAVSVLLSGKAKVGAKDMDGCTPLHYAAGTGKHKTAAVLLATSKRKNVDDKNVWRRTPLHLAAEHGHDLLVELLLENGAKINTLDNNKDMPLHCACRVGHVGTVHRLVNWTHGERANLQATNNVNKTPLQVAESDDTQAHQNICTLLKKKMFLVK
- the caiap gene encoding CARD- and ANK-domain containing inflammasome adapter protein isoform X1, with protein sequence MGSTSFTNPYAIEVIRTKENELVRGISNTEDLLDLLIANGVLQPDSRALMSSITAQEEKNTRMLNILISRGERACRIFFYPCLKRVEPVLYQQMRTYVGGVNEGIKDARRQLIGYLIEKDKQSHVKHSKSNREPQPERSQPKTVRDEASSFEKTKEIPKPERDQNAILKAVSNGDLYLLQDLIKGMDINSAHRYPDTLLHLAAEHGKEAIIYFLLRQGAEMNFKDREGGTALHRASERGHTAVALALAKAGADIHAKDQASKTPLHLAAQNGHESIVKALVLEEQKHFKNQTTVLHMAAIQDDATLAEVLLRNGALVDTRDGHRKTALYHAVHHGNEKTAAVLLKAGAQVESVIVDAAFKLNKKPLLSLFFQYGQESMSPHEINSALFKAVEMNLDEVVAALLDHGADVNCCNELGYTPMLLAAELGNTEAFKVLVTRKARLDERLPNQISGLHLAIQSGSMQVAQILLDKGIDPNINGPKDQTPLHLSAIHNQPAFMPLLLRMGAEINSITQEGLTALHLASKNCYREAVAQLLERKADIHIKDKQGRTALHWAATQGEAGIIQLLLNAGGDSNAPEKEKKTPLHLAAMEGHTKAVSVLLSGKAKVGAKDMDGCTPLHYAAGTGKHKTAAVLLATSKRKNVDDKNVWRRTPLHLAAEHGHDLLVELLLENGAKINTLDNNKDMPLHCACRVGHVGTVHRLVNWTHGERANLQATNNVNKTPLQVAESDDTQAHQNICTLLKKKMFLVK
- the si:dkey-86e18.1 gene encoding uncharacterized protein si:dkey-86e18.1 isoform X2, with the translated sequence MARNEEKQLGKLNRLWLQKEKEEGRIKDVQVPRPKLATLNSVEAVKKWIPRITKEIEYYLQSQLSHYPERKIDEFHQHIEGLQKEYKRYLNKLRFLDPTCKTTPWKPRLYTKRRQEPHNSLNTSKRACHNSLRSLSRSEDFNGDTHPDATEQPTSHATVLPSLSTPITTQASDLPDQDLPLCFDQTRLGVAVASSRVALVGQKQDTGRLTRVLLSGLPNLHSLPLARKTATEKQQPSNAEVPCNKNILCLSCYSSSSEEDVD
- the si:dkey-86e18.1 gene encoding uncharacterized protein si:dkey-86e18.1 isoform X1; this translates as MARNEEKQLGKLNRLWLQKEKEEGRIKDVQVPRPKLATLNSVEAVKKWIPRITKEIEYYLQQSQLSHYPERKIDEFHQHIEGLQKEYKRYLNKLRFLDPTCKTTPWKPRLYTKRRQEPHNSLNTSKRACHNSLRSLSRSEDFNGDTHPDATEQPTSHATVLPSLSTPITTQASDLPDQDLPLCFDQTRLGVAVASSRVALVGQKQDTGRLTRVLLSGLPNLHSLPLARKTATEKQQPSNAEVPCNKNILCLSCYSSSSEEDVD